Proteins found in one Enterococcus sp. 9D6_DIV0238 genomic segment:
- a CDS encoding L-threonylcarbamoyladenylate synthase, with protein METKLFTVDEIDQAANLLRQGELIAFPTETVYGLGANALDESAVKQVYAVKGRPSDNPLIVHVSDFEMVKEYVTDFPKQTAALVSAFWPGPLTMIFNVKPAAFSKTVTGGLQTVAFRMPNNQQTIDLIKKAGVPIVGPSANTSGKPSPTTADHVYHDLEGKIAGILDDGPTQIGVESTVLDLTSSDGVPVILRPGAVTKEQLEAVIGQVAVDQHLISESEAPKAPGMKYKHYSPDVPVWIIEGGLEVFDQAIDWAFKNHKKVGLFADDQIIVETKKVNETFSFGQPSVESATKWLFAGLRALDETEIDVIFAQGFPETGLGIAYMNRLKKAANQKILKKDSIFE; from the coding sequence GTGGAAACAAAACTATTTACAGTTGATGAAATAGATCAAGCGGCAAATTTGCTTCGCCAAGGGGAGCTCATTGCCTTTCCGACTGAGACAGTATACGGTCTTGGTGCCAATGCTTTGGATGAGTCAGCAGTCAAACAGGTTTATGCTGTCAAGGGGCGTCCCAGTGATAATCCGCTGATCGTCCATGTCAGTGATTTTGAGATGGTCAAAGAGTACGTCACTGATTTTCCAAAGCAAACTGCAGCATTAGTGAGCGCTTTTTGGCCTGGACCGCTAACGATGATCTTCAATGTAAAACCAGCTGCCTTTTCAAAAACAGTTACAGGCGGATTGCAGACCGTTGCTTTTCGTATGCCGAATAATCAGCAGACGATCGATTTGATCAAAAAAGCAGGTGTGCCTATTGTTGGACCAAGCGCTAATACTTCTGGAAAACCAAGTCCTACAACGGCCGATCATGTTTATCATGATCTTGAAGGGAAAATTGCTGGTATATTAGATGATGGACCCACTCAAATCGGGGTAGAATCTACTGTTTTAGATTTGACTTCTTCTGACGGTGTCCCAGTGATACTTCGACCTGGGGCAGTCACGAAAGAACAGCTGGAAGCAGTCATTGGACAGGTAGCGGTCGATCAGCACTTGATCAGCGAAAGTGAAGCACCTAAAGCTCCTGGAATGAAATACAAGCATTATTCTCCAGATGTACCTGTTTGGATCATTGAGGGCGGTTTAGAGGTGTTTGATCAAGCAATCGATTGGGCATTCAAGAACCATAAAAAAGTTGGTCTTTTTGCAGATGATCAGATCATCGTTGAGACAAAAAAAGTCAATGAGACCTTTTCATTCGGGCAGCCCTCCGTAGAGTCAGCGACAAAGTGGTTATTTGCTGGTTTGAGAGCACTGGATGAGACAGAGATCGATGTTATTTTTGCTCAGGGATTTCCGGAGACTGGCCTAGGGATCGCTTACATGAACCGGTTAAAAAAAGCTGCAAACCAAAAAATTTTAAAAAAAGATTCTATTTTCGAGTAG
- the glyA gene encoding serine hydroxymethyltransferase, whose amino-acid sequence MDYKTFDPDLWEAIAKENDRQENNLELIASENVVSKGVMAAQGSILTNKYAEGYPGKRYYGGCEFIDIVEDLAIDRAKELFGAKFANVQPHSGSQANTAAYLSLIEPGDTVLGMDLSAGGHLTHGSPVNFSGKTYNFVSYGVDPTTEVIDYNVVRILAREHQPKLIVAGASAYSRIIDFAKFREIADEVGAKLMVDMAHIAGLVAAGLHPNPVPYADITTSTTHKTLRGPRGGLILTNDEDLAKKINSNIFPGIQGGPLEHVIAGKAVAFKEALDISFKEYSEQVIENAKAMTKVFNQAPEARLVSGSTDNHLLLIDVSGFGLNGKEAEAILDSVNITANKNSIPFEQLSPFKTSGIRIGTPAITTRGFKEDDCVEVAKLIVKVLKDHENEVTLSEVRASVSELTKKYPLYK is encoded by the coding sequence ATGGATTATAAAACATTTGATCCTGATTTATGGGAGGCAATCGCGAAAGAAAATGACCGTCAAGAAAACAATTTGGAGCTGATCGCATCTGAGAATGTTGTTTCAAAAGGAGTAATGGCGGCGCAAGGAAGTATTTTAACGAACAAATATGCTGAAGGTTATCCGGGCAAACGGTATTATGGCGGCTGTGAGTTTATCGATATCGTTGAAGATTTAGCGATCGATCGTGCAAAAGAGCTGTTTGGTGCTAAGTTTGCGAATGTACAGCCGCACTCAGGCTCACAAGCGAATACAGCAGCTTATCTTTCATTGATCGAGCCAGGGGACACGGTGTTGGGCATGGATTTGTCTGCGGGAGGACATTTAACACATGGATCACCAGTGAATTTCAGTGGAAAAACCTATAACTTTGTTAGTTATGGTGTGGATCCGACTACAGAAGTGATCGATTATAATGTTGTACGCATTTTAGCACGTGAACATCAACCAAAATTGATCGTTGCTGGTGCAAGTGCCTATTCTAGAATCATCGATTTTGCTAAATTCCGCGAAATCGCAGATGAAGTTGGAGCAAAATTAATGGTGGATATGGCTCATATTGCTGGCTTAGTTGCAGCAGGCCTTCATCCAAATCCAGTACCATATGCAGATATCACGACTTCAACAACTCATAAAACATTACGCGGTCCTCGCGGCGGGTTGATTTTGACCAACGATGAAGACTTAGCTAAAAAAATCAATAGCAATATATTCCCTGGGATTCAGGGCGGACCATTAGAACATGTCATCGCTGGTAAAGCAGTTGCTTTTAAAGAAGCGCTGGATATTAGCTTTAAAGAATACAGTGAACAAGTGATCGAGAATGCCAAAGCAATGACAAAAGTTTTCAATCAAGCACCAGAAGCTCGTTTAGTGAGCGGTTCGACAGATAATCATTTATTATTGATCGACGTCTCTGGTTTTGGTTTGAATGGAAAAGAAGCGGAAGCGATTTTGGATAGTGTGAATATCACTGCAAACAAAAACTCGATACCATTTGAGCAACTTAGCCCATTCAAAACAAGCGGGATCCGAATCGGTACTCCTGCAATCACAACTCGCGGCTTCAAAGAAGACGATTGTGTAGAAGTGGCTAAATTGATCGTAAAAGTCTTAAAAGATCATGAAAATGAAGTGACACTATCAGAAGTTCGTGCATCTGTGAGTGAGCTGACAAAAAAATATCCACTTTATAAGTAA
- the upp gene encoding uracil phosphoribosyltransferase translates to MGKFQVIDHPLIQHKLTIIRDKDCGTKVFREVVNEIAMLMAYEVSRDMPLEDVVIETPICKSTQKTLTGKKVAIVPILRAGIGMVDGILELIPAAKVGHIGLYRDHDTLEPVEYFVKMPEDIDVRQLFVVDPMLATGGSAIMAIDALKKRGGSNIKFVCLVAAPEGVKALQEAHPDIDIYTAALDEKLDENGYIVPGLGDAGDRLFGTK, encoded by the coding sequence ATGGGAAAATTCCAAGTAATCGATCATCCGCTGATCCAACACAAATTAACAATCATTAGAGATAAGGATTGTGGAACAAAGGTTTTTCGTGAAGTCGTGAATGAGATTGCGATGTTGATGGCCTATGAAGTATCAAGAGATATGCCGTTAGAAGATGTCGTTATTGAGACACCTATCTGTAAATCAACACAAAAAACATTAACTGGTAAAAAGGTAGCGATCGTACCGATTTTACGTGCAGGTATTGGAATGGTAGATGGTATTTTGGAATTGATTCCAGCAGCTAAAGTTGGACATATCGGTTTGTACCGTGACCACGATACATTAGAACCTGTGGAGTATTTCGTAAAAATGCCGGAAGATATCGATGTTCGTCAATTGTTCGTTGTTGACCCGATGTTAGCGACAGGTGGTTCAGCGATCATGGCAATCGATGCATTGAAAAAACGCGGCGGCAGCAACATCAAATTCGTCTGCTTAGTTGCAGCGCCGGAAGGGGTCAAAGCGTTACAAGAAGCTCATCCAGATATTGATATCTACACAGCTGCTTTAGACGAAAAATTAGATGAAAATGGCTACATCGTTCCAGGCTTGGGCGATGCCGGTGACCGTTTATTCGGAACTAAATAA
- a CDS encoding Ig-like domain-containing protein — MKKKMLGIFFGFVMIISTVCSIDTVSAAPIDNVTYTVHGQDYGWQKQVSNGTMAGSTGKNKRLEAMKLNVTGDGGITYQLHGQDYGWQSWKKDGELGGSTGTGKRVEALKIQLTGNLKNKYDIYYRVHGQDYGWQEWKRNGELAGTTGKKKKVEAIEIRLVAKTPQVYYSAHGQDYGWQSQVGDGITAGTTGKNKRVEALKINTTGDGGISYQVHGQDYGWQNWKSDGALGGTSGQKKRVEAIKIELTGNLKQTHDVYYRVHGQDYGWQGWKKNAELAGSIGQKKKLEAIEIKLVEKETIPVTEIDMSVTKANLIVGEKTTAPAFVYPRNATDKSITYSSINPAIATIDQLGNITAVGVGSTTITATSHNGIKKSQTVTVSAKSTITFNYKDTDDNVLQTTTSDTQAIGTTKTYNAPSIKGYTAQEPSSQTITFTENDQQATFIYKKNEVVMHTLTINYVYNNNTMIRLPEIIEIPEGETYTAIAPEFDECTLKGDTSQTITNMSADQSITFTYQMTLKTAGEQNIELVLAYLINQYRLENGKAEMTHDALYQLGNRNRARELSTSFTPLRPDGRSFKTVIQETGIDMAKHNPTVQAIGNMTDVGKPVASGHAEDMAKEILDFWKNDPTDNAALLAEELNEFSVGVYLLPTNDLGAHSMYFVFIGGVGS; from the coding sequence ATGAAAAAGAAGATGTTAGGGATTTTCTTTGGTTTTGTGATGATCATCAGTACAGTATGCTCAATCGATACTGTAAGCGCTGCACCTATTGACAACGTAACTTATACCGTCCATGGACAGGACTATGGTTGGCAAAAACAAGTATCTAACGGAACTATGGCTGGCTCAACTGGTAAAAACAAGCGTTTGGAAGCTATGAAACTCAATGTTACTGGTGACGGCGGCATCACATACCAATTACATGGACAAGACTATGGCTGGCAAAGCTGGAAAAAAGATGGCGAGCTAGGTGGAAGTACAGGTACTGGAAAAAGAGTCGAAGCTCTTAAAATTCAATTAACTGGTAATCTTAAAAATAAATATGATATTTATTATCGAGTTCATGGACAAGATTATGGCTGGCAGGAATGGAAACGAAATGGCGAGCTTGCTGGCACAACGGGCAAAAAGAAAAAGGTAGAAGCAATAGAAATTCGTCTAGTTGCTAAGACTCCACAGGTTTACTACTCTGCTCATGGTCAAGACTACGGTTGGCAAAGTCAAGTGGGTGATGGTATCACTGCTGGTACAACTGGAAAAAATAAACGTGTGGAAGCATTAAAAATCAATACAACTGGTGATGGTGGTATCAGCTATCAAGTCCACGGACAGGACTATGGTTGGCAGAATTGGAAAAGCGATGGTGCCCTTGGTGGTACTTCCGGACAAAAAAAACGCGTAGAAGCCATTAAGATTGAATTAACTGGGAATTTAAAGCAAACGCATGATGTATATTATCGAGTCCATGGACAAGATTATGGCTGGCAAGGTTGGAAGAAAAATGCTGAACTAGCCGGCAGTATTGGACAAAAGAAAAAGTTAGAAGCCATTGAGATCAAGCTTGTTGAAAAAGAAACGATTCCTGTTACTGAAATCGACATGAGCGTCACGAAAGCAAACTTGATCGTTGGTGAAAAAACGACAGCACCTGCTTTTGTCTACCCTAGAAATGCGACAGATAAGTCTATCACATACAGCAGCATCAACCCTGCTATCGCGACGATCGATCAGCTAGGCAACATCACAGCTGTTGGGGTAGGTTCTACAACGATCACAGCAACGTCTCACAACGGGATCAAAAAAAGTCAAACCGTAACGGTGAGCGCAAAATCAACAATCACATTTAATTACAAAGATACAGATGACAACGTTCTTCAAACTACAACTAGCGACACACAAGCAATCGGCACAACCAAAACATATAATGCACCATCGATCAAAGGTTATACGGCTCAAGAGCCAAGTTCCCAAACAATAACTTTTACAGAAAATGATCAGCAAGCAACATTTATCTATAAGAAAAACGAAGTAGTTATGCATACTCTTACGATCAATTATGTTTACAATAACAATACCATGATTCGATTACCTGAGATCATTGAAATTCCTGAAGGCGAAACGTATACTGCTATTGCCCCTGAATTTGATGAATGTACACTCAAAGGGGATACGTCTCAAACAATCACGAATATGAGTGCCGACCAAAGCATCACTTTCACCTATCAGATGACTTTGAAAACTGCGGGTGAACAAAATATCGAACTGGTTCTAGCCTACTTGATCAATCAATATCGATTAGAGAACGGAAAAGCTGAAATGACTCATGATGCTCTTTATCAATTAGGCAACAGAAATCGAGCAAGAGAGTTATCAACGTCGTTTACTCCCCTTCGTCCAGATGGTAGATCGTTTAAGACGGTGATTCAGGAAACTGGGATCGACATGGCGAAACATAACCCAACAGTCCAAGCTATTGGAAACATGACTGATGTAGGTAAGCCTGTTGCCTCAGGACATGCCGAAGATATGGCGAAAGAGATCCTTGATTTTTGGAAGAATGATCCAACAGATAATGCTGCCCTTCTTGCAGAAGAGCTCAATGAATTTTCAGTGGGTGTCTATCTTTTACCGACAAATGATTTAGGGGCTCATTCAATGTACTTTGTGTTTATAGGTGGAGTTGGATCATAA
- a CDS encoding FAD:protein FMN transferase encodes MREEKCTIHLMGTVIQIWVQHENPEVLLKEAQKRLMDYEKRFSANDASSNLMKINQQAGIAPVRTDLDLFELIKIGKQHSLAENSFLNIAIGPMVQEWRIGFSNAAHPSDKRIEALLSLIDPKNIELNEAETTVFLKNSGMAIDLGALAKGYFADQIIHYFKNEGAKAAFIDLGGNVLTFGESPHHEDGYWRIGLQNPFLPRGNHAAVLKIKDQSVVTSGIYERKFEWQGKNYHHIFSSETGYPIETDLASLTIVSKLSLDGEIWTTRLYGKKAAEVIAFLSRQKEIEGLVITTDGRMAHTQGLAGALEHVIS; translated from the coding sequence GTGAGAGAAGAGAAATGTACGATCCATTTAATGGGCACTGTGATTCAAATATGGGTACAGCATGAAAATCCTGAGGTGCTCTTAAAAGAGGCACAGAAAAGATTGATGGATTATGAAAAACGATTCAGCGCAAATGATGCAAGTTCTAATTTAATGAAGATCAATCAGCAAGCAGGGATTGCTCCAGTAAGAACAGATTTAGACTTATTTGAGCTGATAAAAATCGGAAAGCAACACAGCTTAGCCGAAAATAGCTTTTTGAACATTGCTATTGGTCCAATGGTTCAGGAATGGCGGATTGGTTTTTCCAATGCTGCTCATCCATCGGATAAAAGAATTGAAGCATTACTCTCTTTGATCGATCCCAAAAATATCGAATTGAATGAAGCTGAAACAACTGTCTTTCTTAAAAATTCCGGTATGGCGATCGACCTTGGTGCTTTAGCTAAAGGCTATTTTGCGGATCAAATCATTCATTATTTTAAAAATGAAGGGGCAAAAGCAGCTTTTATTGATCTAGGAGGCAATGTTCTGACATTTGGAGAATCACCTCATCATGAGGATGGATATTGGCGAATTGGACTTCAAAATCCATTTTTACCACGAGGAAATCATGCGGCAGTGCTCAAAATCAAAGATCAGTCAGTCGTGACTTCAGGAATTTATGAACGGAAATTTGAATGGCAAGGAAAAAATTATCATCATATCTTTAGCAGTGAAACAGGCTATCCCATTGAAACGGATCTTGCTAGTTTAACGATCGTTTCAAAGCTATCACTGGATGGCGAAATTTGGACGACGCGTTTATATGGAAAAAAAGCAGCAGAAGTGATTGCTTTTCTTTCGCGGCAAAAAGAAATAGAAGGCTTAGTTATCACGACGGATGGCCGTATGGCACATACACAAGGATTAGCTGGAGCACTCGAACACGTAATATCTTAG
- a CDS encoding LysR family transcriptional regulator — MTSIYSSNMLQYLDMLLKHGNYTKAAKDLYISQPYLTQTIKKVELELEIDIINRQASPLQLTEAGKVYYHYLQSLETEQDRFRKKISAYAPQEQTVIRIGVLSSLGTYLLPLFLPDFLKKHPEISIQIIESVPEQTEEKIIAKELDFFIGQNPESISPKLTVYSKGPHGYYAVIPKTSKLYQKNQTILKPNTLSIKQLLQEPLILTTRGSAIRRQIDYLLQKFKIKPTILLESNNIFTILELAKQSVGLTFIPESVRISKLDGTYNIYSMPLELLSLDYFIAHSADKTMRPIEKELVDCFLDQLAIDLKTK, encoded by the coding sequence ATGACCTCTATTTATTCATCGAATATGCTGCAGTATCTCGATATGCTCTTAAAACATGGAAACTATACAAAAGCAGCTAAAGATCTGTACATTTCTCAGCCTTATCTTACGCAAACGATCAAAAAGGTCGAACTAGAATTAGAGATCGATATTATTAATCGACAAGCTTCACCGTTACAGTTGACCGAAGCCGGAAAAGTTTATTATCACTATTTGCAATCGCTAGAAACAGAGCAGGACCGCTTTCGAAAAAAAATTTCAGCTTATGCTCCACAAGAACAGACCGTTATTCGAATTGGGGTTTTATCCAGTTTAGGGACCTATCTATTGCCTTTGTTTCTCCCCGACTTCTTAAAAAAGCATCCTGAAATCAGCATTCAGATCATCGAGTCTGTACCCGAACAAACTGAAGAAAAAATTATTGCTAAGGAGCTTGATTTTTTTATAGGGCAAAATCCAGAGTCGATTTCACCAAAGCTTACTGTTTATAGTAAAGGGCCACACGGGTATTATGCAGTCATTCCTAAAACATCGAAGCTATATCAAAAAAATCAGACCATACTTAAACCAAATACACTTTCGATCAAACAGTTACTCCAAGAACCGCTGATTTTAACGACACGCGGCTCAGCAATCAGACGCCAAATAGATTATTTATTACAAAAATTCAAAATCAAGCCGACGATCCTCTTAGAAAGCAATAACATTTTTACTATTTTAGAACTAGCTAAACAAAGTGTGGGGTTGACTTTTATACCTGAAAGTGTCCGTATTTCTAAATTAGATGGCACTTATAACATTTATTCTATGCCTTTAGAACTCTTGTCACTAGACTATTTCATCGCTCATTCCGCTGATAAAACGATGCGTCCGATCGAAAAAGAACTAGTTGATTGCTTTTTAGATCAGTTAGCTATCGATTTAAAGACAAAATAA
- a CDS encoding NADPH-dependent FMN reductase has translation MKFIGIVGTNSAQSTNRKLVQFMRNHFSETAEIEVCEIGDFPAFNEPKDKVAPEGIRVLSEKINEADGVIISTPEYDHSIPAVLKSLIEWLSYTTRPLIDKPVMVVGASHGSLGSSRAQAHLRQILDAPELKARIMPGSEFLLGHSLKAFDENGELIYSEKVKELDECFEEFCLFVSITNQLVKDHRFKTEQNRKFTWEQLADGGEKA, from the coding sequence ATGAAATTTATTGGGATCGTAGGAACAAATTCCGCTCAATCAACAAACCGTAAATTAGTACAATTTATGCGTAATCATTTTTCAGAAACTGCTGAGATCGAGGTTTGTGAAATCGGTGATTTTCCAGCGTTTAATGAACCAAAGGATAAGGTTGCTCCAGAAGGAATTAGAGTATTATCAGAAAAAATCAACGAGGCAGATGGGGTGATCATCAGTACGCCAGAATATGATCATTCGATTCCTGCTGTATTAAAAAGTTTGATCGAATGGCTTTCGTATACAACAAGACCCTTGATCGATAAACCTGTGATGGTGGTCGGTGCCTCACATGGGTCACTCGGTTCTTCAAGAGCACAAGCTCATTTACGTCAAATTTTAGATGCACCAGAGCTGAAAGCTAGAATCATGCCTGGTTCAGAGTTCTTACTAGGACATTCTCTAAAAGCTTTTGACGAAAATGGAGAGTTGATTTATTCAGAAAAAGTGAAAGAATTAGACGAATGTTTTGAAGAATTTTGTTTATTCGTCTCAATTACCAATCAACTTGTCAAAGATCATCGCTTTAAAACGGAACAAAATAGAAAATTTACATGGGAACAACTTGCTGATGGGGGAGAAAAAGCATGA
- a CDS encoding flavocytochrome c, with protein sequence MKFIGIVGTNAQESYNRLLLQFMQKHFSHKAEIEILELTNVPMFNETNDQSNSEIIQEFNRKITEADGVIIATPEHNHSIPSALKSILEWLSFNLHPFDGKPVMIVGASYDVQGSSRAQLHLRQILDAPGVNATVMPGYEFLLGRAHQAFDEEGNIKEERTIDFLESCFWRFMRFTEIANLLNVPEDVTFEPGDYTVTAPGHNGDLPMVVTLTTDRIESIDIDTTGESEGIADVVFTRIPTQILEGQTLNVDVLSGASVTSNGVIDGVAKAVKMAGANPDVLRKRPKAPSTVAEDAEYTTDVVVVGAGGAGLAAAASVLQEGKKVIVVEKFPAVGGNTVRTGGPMNAADPEWQNTFEAISGESHTLREMAEIDEESIDPEYIEDFRLLKQQIDAYLNENKGKTGYLFDSAIFHRMQTYLGGKRTDQEGNVIYGQYDLVKILTDQALDSVKWLEEIGVEFDAEDVTMPVGALWRRGHKPLKNEGYAFVSALQSFVETNGGTIITDTAVDELIIENGKITGIIGSGAGGQSVTVHADAVVLASGGFGANTKMLKEYNTYWTEIDDDIKTSNSPAITGDGILLGQSAGADLVGMGFSQMMPVSDPETGALFSGLQVPPQNFVMVNQKGKRFVNEYGSRDALTQAAIDNGGLFYLIADNEIKKTAYNTTQEKIDRQVAVGTLFRSDTLEGLAEQLGMDPAVFVETIDNYNRYVDQGNDPEFGKDVFDLKVTVAPFYATPRKPAVHHTMGGLKIDTETHVLDKSGKIIPGLYAAGEVAGGIHAGNRLGGNSLTDIFTFGRIAGKTALKDTQTD encoded by the coding sequence ATGAAATTTATCGGGATCGTAGGGACAAATGCACAAGAATCATATAATCGTCTACTTTTACAGTTTATGCAGAAACATTTCAGTCATAAAGCGGAGATTGAAATTTTAGAATTGACAAATGTACCAATGTTTAATGAAACAAATGACCAATCAAATAGTGAGATCATTCAGGAATTCAACCGGAAAATTACGGAAGCAGATGGTGTCATCATTGCTACTCCAGAACATAACCATTCCATCCCTTCAGCCCTTAAAAGCATCCTTGAGTGGTTATCTTTCAATCTTCATCCATTTGACGGGAAGCCAGTGATGATCGTTGGAGCATCGTATGACGTGCAAGGTTCTTCTCGCGCACAGCTTCATTTACGTCAAATTTTAGATGCTCCAGGAGTCAATGCGACTGTCATGCCTGGCTATGAATTCTTGCTGGGGCGTGCGCATCAAGCGTTTGATGAGGAAGGAAATATCAAAGAGGAGCGTACGATCGATTTCTTGGAAAGCTGTTTCTGGCGTTTTATGCGCTTTACAGAAATTGCTAATTTATTGAATGTTCCAGAAGATGTGACTTTTGAACCAGGAGATTATACGGTTACTGCGCCGGGACATAATGGTGATCTGCCGATGGTCGTTACGTTGACGACTGATCGAATCGAGTCGATCGATATTGATACGACTGGAGAATCAGAAGGCATTGCAGATGTTGTGTTTACAAGGATTCCGACACAGATTTTGGAAGGACAGACATTGAATGTCGATGTGCTTTCTGGTGCTTCTGTAACGAGTAATGGTGTGATCGATGGTGTGGCAAAAGCGGTGAAAATGGCTGGAGCAAACCCAGATGTTCTTAGAAAACGTCCAAAGGCACCAAGCACTGTAGCAGAAGATGCTGAATATACAACTGATGTAGTGGTCGTGGGTGCTGGTGGAGCTGGATTAGCTGCAGCAGCAAGTGTCCTTCAGGAAGGAAAGAAAGTCATCGTTGTCGAAAAATTTCCAGCAGTTGGTGGAAATACTGTTCGAACAGGAGGTCCGATGAATGCTGCTGACCCAGAATGGCAAAATACATTTGAGGCGATTTCAGGAGAAAGCCATACGCTGAGAGAAATGGCTGAGATCGATGAAGAGTCGATCGATCCAGAATATATAGAAGATTTCCGATTACTGAAACAACAAATCGACGCCTATCTAAATGAAAATAAAGGAAAAACAGGTTATTTATTCGATTCTGCAATTTTCCATCGGATGCAGACCTATCTTGGAGGAAAACGGACAGACCAAGAAGGAAATGTGATTTATGGCCAGTATGATCTAGTAAAAATCCTTACAGATCAAGCCCTTGATTCCGTTAAATGGTTAGAAGAGATCGGTGTTGAATTTGATGCAGAGGATGTGACTATGCCAGTTGGTGCATTGTGGCGCCGCGGACATAAGCCGTTGAAAAACGAAGGCTATGCATTTGTTTCAGCCCTTCAATCGTTTGTTGAAACTAATGGTGGAACAATTATTACAGATACAGCTGTAGATGAACTGATTATTGAGAATGGTAAGATTACTGGAATCATTGGTTCAGGAGCTGGCGGTCAAAGCGTAACAGTTCATGCCGATGCTGTTGTGCTGGCTTCTGGAGGATTTGGGGCAAACACGAAAATGCTGAAAGAGTACAACACTTATTGGACTGAAATCGATGATGATATCAAAACATCCAATTCCCCAGCTATTACAGGAGATGGTATTCTTTTAGGCCAAAGTGCTGGTGCAGATCTTGTTGGAATGGGTTTTTCTCAGATGATGCCAGTTTCTGATCCGGAAACGGGAGCTTTGTTTAGTGGATTGCAGGTACCGCCGCAAAACTTTGTGATGGTCAATCAAAAAGGAAAACGTTTTGTGAACGAATATGGCAGTCGAGATGCCTTGACTCAAGCAGCGATCGATAATGGCGGACTGTTCTACTTGATCGCAGATAATGAAATCAAAAAGACTGCATACAACACGACCCAAGAAAAAATCGATCGTCAGGTAGCGGTAGGAACCTTGTTCCGTTCTGACACATTAGAAGGATTAGCTGAACAACTTGGCATGGATCCTGCTGTATTTGTAGAAACTATTGATAACTATAATCGTTATGTCGATCAAGGAAACGATCCAGAATTTGGAAAAGATGTATTTGATCTAAAAGTAACAGTTGCGCCATTTTATGCTACACCAAGAAAACCTGCAGTACACCATACGATGGGTGGGCTAAAAATCGACACTGAAACACATGTTTTAGATAAATCTGGAAAAATCATTCCGGGACTTTATGCTGCTGGAGAAGTAGCAGGAGGAATTCACGCAGGCAACCGATTGGGCGGAAATTCATTGACAGATATCTTTACATTTGGCCGAATTGCAGGAAAAACAGCATTAAAAGATACACAGACAGACTAA